A part of Aegilops tauschii subsp. strangulata cultivar AL8/78 chromosome 2, Aet v6.0, whole genome shotgun sequence genomic DNA contains:
- the LOC141041829 gene encoding uncharacterized protein, with translation MPQRRMLGNQNTQKSRSPPSSSPPSSPSATPSDLEEMSYSDDKSLPGECDWCHDDRGLCNRPHLDEDRRFSIKLEETFDVETLIPCHARCYVLERMGFEDHESMETKKIHLRTHHDIDFEVNLYNSESVTILIAKIGKHFARCMVLMRVCLSPWILVILTSSKTIWTFGSLLIRLQFYRYLILIVQTMCGTW, from the exons ctaggagccccccttcatcatccccgccgtcatcCCCGTCagcgaccccctccgacctcgag gaaatgtcgtactcggacgacaaaagtctcccgggggagtgcgactggtgccacgacgaccgaggtctgtgcaacaggcctcacctggacgaagatcggcgcttcagtattaagctggaggagaccttcgatgttgaaacg cttatcccatgccatgcaagatgctacgtcttggagaggatgggttttgaagaccatgaaagtatggaaacaaagaaaattcacctaaggacccatcatgatatagattttgaagtaaatctgtataattctgagagcgtaaccatTTTGATTGCAAAAATTGGGAaacattttgcaagatgtatggttttgatgagggtatgcttgtcaccatggatcttggtgatcctgacatcgagcaagacaatatggacatttgggtccttgttgatacgcctccaattctaccgctat cttattttgattgttcaaacaatgtgcggaacatggtag